tgatgaaagaagttgaagacacaaataaatggaaagatattctgtgctcatagattggaagaattaatatttaaatgtctacactacccaaagggatctatagattcaatgcaatccccaccCAATTccatgacatttttcaaagaaatagaatgagCAAGCCCcaaatttgtataaaaccacaaaagatcccaaagcaatcttgagaaagaaaaagaaagctggaggcaccaccatccctgatttcaaagtatattgcaaagttatagtaatcaaaatagtattggcataaaaacagacatatatgggctttgtgctgacagcatggagcctgcttgggattctctctttccctctctctctgcccttcctctgctcatgaaGGTGTACACACAggctctcacacactctctctctctgaaaataaaaaaaataaacttaaaaaaaaccctcagagatatagatcagtggaacagactAGAGGATCCAGTAATACATGGTctattaatttacaacaaagaatCCAATAATACACAATAgagaaaggacagtttcttcaataaatggtcctaggaaaacaggacagccatatgcaaaagtaTGAAACTGCAGCACTGTCTTATcctatacacagaaataaactcaaatggctttaagacttgaatgtaagacctgaagccataaaactcctaaacacacacacacgcgtgcgcacacacacacactcatggtAAGCTCCTTAACATCAGTCTTAGTGGtgatttttggatttgacaccaaaagcaaagcaaataaaagcaaaaatcaacaagtgagactacatcaaactaaaaagcttctacagagcaaaggaaaccatcaacaaaacgaaaaggcaacctactgaataggagaaagtatttgaaaatcatgtatctgataaggggttaatatccaaaatataaagaactcatacaattcaataccaaaaaaaccctaaacaatcttatgaagaaatgggcagaggacttgaataaacatttttccaaagaagactgactgatggccaataagcatatgaaaagatgttcaaaatcactaatcagattatcagggaaatacaaaccaaaaccacaaaatatcacctcacacctgtcaggaaggctaatatcaaaaagaaaagtaataacaagtgttgatgaggatgtggagaaaggggaaccctcatacactggtggtgagaatataaactggtgcagccactgtgaaaaacagtatggaggttcctcagaaaattaaatatagaactgccatatgatccagcaatttcacttcttcacttttggaaaaaaaatgaaaacactaatttgaaaagatatgtgcacccccatgttcatggcagcattatttacaatagccaagatatgaaaacaacctcaATGTCTACTGATTGGGTAAGTGGataaaaaagtttatataatatataaaacgtAAAACTAGTCAGCCATGAAAATTAATGCAATCTTGCCCGTtgtgcaacatggatggatcttgaaggcattatgctaagtgaaataagtcagagaaagacaagtattgtgtgatttcacttatatgtggaatctaaaaaaacaagacaaatcaaagcaaaaccaaaaaaccaagctcatagatacagacaatagattggtggttgccagagtgggGAAAAGGGCTGGGGAGTGGGCAAAATGAGTAAAGGGGGTCAGAAGGTACAAATTTTTAGTTACAAAGCAAGTAAGTcttggggatataatgtacagtgTGGAGACTATAGTTAATGatactatattgcatatttgaaagttgctaagagagtaaatcttaaaagttctcatcatacaaaaaaatttttgtaactacATATGGTGAcagtaactagacttattgtggttgATCATTTCTCAGtgtatacaaatactgaatcattatgttgtaacCCTGAAACTATATATTATGTAACgtcataatataatataatataatattatgacGTTACATAATATAATgttagatgtcaattatatctcaataaaaacaaatcctGAAAACTGAGTAAGATCACCTATTGTTTATATAAGTGAGTCACAGACAGCTCCTGTGCATTGGCTGCTAGGATTTTTCACTGCAGACTGAGAACTGTTAGCTCAAAAGCCTGCCAGTGACAAATTCAAGTTTTACACAtccacttaattttatttatttattgagagagagagcatgtgcgcaagtgggccaggggcagagagggggagtgagagaatcccaagcaggctttgcactgtcagcacagagcccaactcaaggctcaatcccatgaacagtgagattattaaccgagctaaaatcaagagttggatgcttaaccaactgagccacccaggtgctccacacaCCCACTTATTTTAAACAGAGCCCAAATAAGCCAATCTTTAGACATTTAAGGTTCATCTGCTTTGCATACCTTCAGCAAATTCCCAGCATCTGCTGACCATTAATTAGAAGACCCCAAGCCTTATAAGACTTTGTTCCTCAGAGTTGTTGGACCCAGGGACTCCACCTAGATGGGAGAGGGCCCTCTTCAATTCCTCTTCAATTCCCCTCTCCCTAAGGgttcccctgctcctccccttctttgAAGCAACCCCCTTGGTGTAGCTTCTAAACAGATTCCCGATGTGAACAGCATCCCCTCCCTTGTAAACCTGTCAGAGCAGTCCCATCACTCCATGAAGCATGTGGGTGCTACTGCCAACTCATGgtcatatctttttctttgatCAGATCCCAAATCCCTCGAACAGCCTACACCTAGCAGTgtgtagacaaaaaaaaaaaaaaaaaaaaaaggtaaagagtgCAACTGCTAAGGCCTGGGGCAGGCCAATGCCGTTCTAAACATTCATCTCAGAGATGAAGAGGAACCACcgacagagatggagaaagaacagcCAGTAAGATAGGAGGGAAACCAGAAGAGTGGTGTCCTAGAAGCCAAGTGAGAAAACTGTCATAAGGAAAGGGGTCAACCATGTCAAGCTCTGCCCATTGGTCTAGAGGACCGTAAAGGAGCTCTGGATTTCACATCTTTTGTTGCTGCTGGCTCCAGACCAGCTGTCTGCTGCGGCTGCTCCAAAGTGCTGCTCTCCTGATCCCTTCACCCTACAATCCCTCTCACCACTTCACTTACTTCGTGGTCAGCATACCTCTTAGATGGCCAGAGAGCACATATTTAAGGCTTTGAGGGCCACACGCTCTCTGccacaactattcaactctgccaacgcacaaaaacagccacagacaatactGTAGTCCACTAAAACTTCATTTGTGGGCACTGCAATTTGCATGTCATGTAATTTTCATgtcataaaattattctttttttgcttATCCCTCcacctatttaaaaatgtaaaaaccatttttttagcTTGGAGGCCATACAAAAAACTGGTTGTGAGCCAGATTGGGCCTGTGGGTTGTAGTCTTCTGACCACTGATTGATTTgattgatttaaatgtttatttgagagagagagagagaacatgcatgagcggggagtgggggaggggtggggagggggagagaggggacaaagagaaaaccaaagcaggcaTCATGCcatcagcagagtctgatgcaaggctcagtctcatgaactgtgagatcaagacctgagccgaaatcaagagctgaatgcttaaccaactgagccacccagacgccccgaccATTGACTTAAATTGatcatattctttcttatttttgcctCCTCTTTCCTTGAGTCTGTCACCATATGGCTTTAACTACTTTGTGTCACTCACAGGTGATGGGAAAGAACTGTGAAAACCTGCTTTACTAACTTACTTGTTTGGAGAAGAGCACTCCCAGAAGGCAAAGGATCTCATTTCCTCCACTGTCTGGATCaatttctctactttttaaattttttgatttaGAATGGTAACACTAAGCCGACCAAATATGCAACAGATTGAACCCACTAgcatttaaaaccaaaatttcCTTACTGCCTTGTTACCTGTCAgtgtgaaaatgaaatgtaaaaatcttTCCAGTCTTGTCCTAATCATATCTTAACTAGATGCCAAAAAGCCCAGGTTATTAATGGaactgtaaaagagaaaaaaaaaaaaaaaaaaaaaaaaaaaaggaggggagatgggagtgggggaggagggtacATATTAATTTCCTATGCTTCAAAGATTTAATACGTTCGCATAAAGGGTTAAAAAGCAGAGGGTGTCTAATAAATGTTGAGGAGAATAAGGTAACAGCTTATCAGTTACTCTTTAAGTAGCTATTCAGGGACTCACATTTCTCGCCATCTGTCCTGTGCTACCTAAATCCAAGAACAACCTGTAATCTATGTTTGCAAAAAATTAACACTACTCTCCAGGCAGCATTATATTTCAAATAGAGATATCAGATACACCAGGATCCCTTCTAGCAGTGCACTTAAACACATTCCAAAATTAGGAACACACAAGAGCaacattaatctttttaaaaatgtttttaaatgtttatttttgagagacagagtgcgagcaggagaggggcagagagagatggagacagaatccaggctccaggctgtcagcacagagcctgatgtggggctcgaagccatgaattgcaagatcatgatctgagctggtagtctgacacttaacccaccgagccacccaggtaccttaAATATTAACCTTAAATATCGAATTtctagaacaatttttttttttttagcattgcTCTTGCAGTATTTATAATCAATGCTttaaaacaagatgaaaacacccaattccaccccccccccaattttgtACATATTAGTGAAGAATGTATTTTTGGCTTTTCCATATacaactaatgaatgaatgattgccTATTAAGACTTGCTTCATATAAGACAGGaccaagatggcagcataggagggtCCTGGACTTTGCTCCTCCCATGAATACACCAAATGTACAGCTACACATGAGTAATTCCCTTTGacagaaatccagaaactagggggcacctgggtggcttagttggttaagtctctgacacttgatttcggctcaggtcacgatctcacagttctcatgatctcacggtttgtgagattgagtcccgcctcaggttctgtgctaacaagcatgcagagcctgcttgggattctctctctcctgttctgtccgcccctccccccctcaaaataaactttctctctctcaaaataaacttaaaaaaaatataaataaaagaaacccagaaactAGATGACTGACTCCTACACATCAGGGGAATGAAAAAATACCCACATCAAAACAAGTACGGAATGCTGAGACATTCACCACCAACTCTACCCTGGGCACAGTAAGACAATTTGAAGAGAATCCCCAACCCTAACTCCCAGCTTCTCTTGAGTGATGGATTTGGACCACACATATAAGCACCCCAACTTTTGACTCCCACTCAAGGAATGGACCCCCCAAACACTTATCTCTGAAAGCCAATAGCGCTTGGGTCCATGAGACCCATATGACTGGAGCAAAGAAGTTCACAAAGTCACAAGAGCATTTGCCCTGGGGCTCAGTGTAGAGCAAAAATGCTCATCTCACAGTCTTTCCCTGAAGGATATGACTGCATACTTTacaagctgctgcctgagggtccAGTTTCTGATTTAGCACACATTTAGAAACCAGCTGCCATCCTCCCAAGAGGCCCTGGGAGCCAATGGGCACCTCCCTTACCTTCTCCCTCTGGTTCACTCCAATGATAAAATCAGATCACCAGCACCTACCTGGATGAAAGGAGCTTGTACATGTGTCTGGCACCCCGGCTTTTGTGGATGCCACCTAAGGGACCCTGGATCACTTCTAAAGCTGATGGGACTTACATTCATGACTCCTACAGCACAAACGCAAAGAATCAGTTTTTAAACAGGTGCAGGAACACATCCCTGCAGCTATTCAACTGCGGTCAGCATAGAGGAAGCAGGCAAACATGCCAATCTCCCAATTTCTCTCTGGAAGGGCCTTAACCACACACATCGCCACCTGCTGCCTGAGGACCGGCTGATGAATAGCAGGTCTTGGCACACCCTCAATTACCAGGGACCACTAAGAACAAAGATAGTGGCTTAGGCAATCATGAAGAGACAACCAGCAGCTCAGACTAAGCTGGTTAGTGAGGTTTACCTCCTACACAAGACCAACCTGTCAAGACTGGGAGAGGCTGCTGTCATATCTAATATGCAAGCACCAacatatagagagaaaaaaataaagaaacagaggaataggtttcaaacaaaacaagctaaatctccagaaacagaTCTTAATGAAACAGATAAGTGATTTATCTGACAGAATGTTCAAATTATGATCATAAAGATGCTCCCCATGGTCAGAACAATtcatgaacaaagtgagaatttcaacaaatagagaaaatataagTACCATAAAGCAATCATAGAGCTAAATAATAAGTGAACTAAAATATTCAATGTAAGGGTTCAAAAGCAGATAggtcaaagagaagaaaggatcaatgAACTCAAAGACTGGGCAGCGGAATTCATTCAATCAGAgatgcaaaaaatttttttaaataatgaaaaagttagCTTAAGGGACTTGTGGACCAATATAcacattataggggtcccagaaagaaagaggcagaaatttattcaaagaaataatggggggggggggggaatctgcTTCACACCTCTAAGCTAAAAAATCATCTCGTTGGCACCACTGTATATGTCCAAGTACcctaatccaatgaagaaataaGATGGACATTACAaactgatttttgtctttattttttgacCGCCACTCATTAAAGTGTTATTGCACATAACTCTTGGTGGCTACATGTCCAGAAGTCATAGAATTATCCACTCATCTGCTCCAAAGGTGGATGTCTActttacaaacaagaaaaaaagcatcATGTAGTTTGGTGTGCTCTTGATGTGGGTGTACACACAGGAGTGTTTCTCAAGCAGTGGTCCGTGGGTCAGCAGTACCAGCCATCACCTGGaaacttcttagaaatgcaaattttctgccccaccccagacttactgaatcagaaactttgaGGTGCTAAACAATCTGTgtttaataagccctccagggAATTCTGGTGCACACTAAGTTTTCAAGTTATTGAATTAAGCATCAGTTCTCAAAGATGAAGTGaataatatgaaagagaaaacaaaacaaaacaaaacaaaacaacacttggTTTAGGTTAACTTTTACTGTTGGTATATGAGTTCACAAGAAACTCCAGGGCAGCTACATGGGCACACAGGGCCTTGGTAGTGCAGACttgcagaatgaatgaaatggGATGGGACTTGAAAACTCAATGAATAACAAGTATGAGAGGATTCTAATGACAATGACCCGTGGAGAGCAGCCGCTACAGAATCCAGTCTGTGCATGTATTCTCCTTGACAAAACTTGACTGGTTGTATGTGGGTGAGGACTGTTTGCAAGGACGTGTTCAGTGAGGTTATCAATTTGGGCACGTTTTCTCATACAGATCACATGTCACAATCAGCTGAAAGCCAGTGAATGTGGTGTCACTGACCGCATCATTAATTTAATCAGACAAATCGTAGTAGGAaacacttttattctttaaaaggaattgttttaagaaaaaggaatcaaaactGTACTTGTTGGTAATCACATTGACCGTTATCAGGATAGTACATGCTATtaggaaaatgtaatttctttttttctgagatgcTCCTTGCTGGATGATCAGCATCTGTGCTATAATGATGTGAACAATACACACTATGAGCATGTTTAGTAAGCAAGACAAGAGCCGTGGCTTACTGTAAACACTTTCCTTGGCTATAGATGACCAAATAATATGATTATATGTTTTCAGAGCTTAGAAAAGCTAACCACCTAATCATGCCAGAGCTCAACAAACCAGCATTAATAATCACCAAAAAAGGCACTTTAAAATACAACTGACAAGGAGTGACACTAATGCAATGAGAACTGGTCTAAGCTCTGCACTAAACTGTCATAGTTCACATAGATAGTGCATTCTGTCTccgtgtatatgtgtatatataaatatatatatgcgtatataccaaccatatacatatgtatgtgtgtacatatatatacatatatttatatatctctcCACAAGTGTCTGggtaggggggaaaaaacccttgTTGTTGCCTTTAATTGAGTAGTACACAAAAATTCTAGTCACTTCATTTCGAACAAAGAAGGAGGGGATTGGCAAATTAACCCAAAAAAGTACCCTACTACACCTCTGTGTTgacaaaaaaaaagcagtaaaataaatacTCAGAACTTTCCTAAGTTAtcaactattaaaattaaaaaacctagcattttaaaaaagtttattccaCTGGAGGAAACAGGGAGGACATTTTTGGTACTGTAAATCTCAGACACTCATACATCCATATTGCTTAAAGAGAGCGGAATGAACACAAAAAATGTCTTCCACAAATTCCTTTTTAGTACCTAAGTTTTCTCTATGTTGTGTTATTCCACTTAGCTTAACACATAAAGTcttgtataaatatatttctaggaTGTCTAAATTCTCAGGATATTTGCACAGAGTACCAAATGTACTTAGAGGATTTTTGTGAAATAAACAGGATTGGCCATATATACCAGTCCACTGCATACACCCCAGGCTTAGGTATTTTGGCTCGACGTTTTGACAGACCAAATCTATCTGTGCCAGAAGTGGACAAAAGGCTTACTCGTCCTTCCCAGGAGCAGGTGTAAAGACATGTTCTTATTTTTGAATGTAAGAAAACAATTAGTAATAGCATTTAAGGTTTAATTACTAACTGTATAGTGCCTGAGGACAAAAATCAGAGCAATTTTTGAAAGCTTAAGAGTCAGACTCTGGGCATTTCCGTTTTTTAGCTGCTGGCTCTTCAGTCTTGTGTAATTCTAAAGTGCTTGCGTTGGATTTGAGACTGGGGTCTGCTTTAAGGTTATCCATGGCAACAGTGAAGCCTGAGAGAAGGTACCCCCCACCTCCGCTCATCAGTAGTTTGGGATGACTTCGATCTGGCAAAACCTAATCAAGACAGAAAGACATTCATGTTTTCCTAAGCAGATAAAGCACATACTAACAATACACATGCTGGAAATCAGAGTTTAAACGACACAGATTCTCTTGAAGATTTAATCGGATCAATTCCTAAAGAGCTCCTCCTTCACATAATAGTGCAGATAAGAGTATAGAAACTGGTTTAAgtggttttcttttgaaaaataaagctggagctGCTGCTCTCAAACCTGACGCAAGTTTCTGgtggcaaacaaacaaatggtTGGTGTAGTACTCCTGGGCCTGTGCATAACTTTCTTTCTATTGGCTGCAGGAAGCTTCATGGCCAACAGTGGAGTTTCAGTCCATGGAGAAGTAGCTACTGGACACATATCCAGAGCCTCCCTGCCCCAATACCTTGTTAACTCTGACAAGATCTCTTCTCTGCCATTACCATAGCTCAATAAGATGACTGTCATGAAGGGCAGGGTCCACTCAGGGCTTTAAGTATCCCGGATTAAGTAGGACGATGTCCAAGCAGCAGGGCAGTGCCCGTGGCAGCCATGGCGGTGCTCCCTCAGATCTTCCAGAGGGAACCGGCTGTGAGGAGTTCAGGCAGCAGAAAGCCTCTAGGTGCTGCTCCTTTGGGATCCTCTGCAGCATTCACAGCCAGGGAGGCCATGGGCCACTCCAAGTTGATTACTGAGCATGGGTACCAGGACCACAACATTTCTGCTCAACATAGGCCTCCTTTAATGGGCACTCTTTGCTCTGGGGTTCCCCATTATGTTGGCTGAGACCTTCTGAGGGTAGCACTGCAGGATCTTCCTGcccatcttcctttctcccccttctctcacAGCCATCAGACCTCCACCATGGTCTGAGGGCTTTCCCATCTaatcctgcttcctctctcatCTTTCAAAGACATTTTCCCCCAATAAATCCCTTCCACTGCTAATTCCATCTTAGCAAATGCCTTCCAGAGGACCTGAACTGACATGAAGCCCAGAAGTAAATCCTGAAAACCTGATGCAAAGATATCccgggagagagaagagagtcacTTTCTTATTGGCCTAGGGAATTTGCTATTATCATTTATTCCCTCCACAATGATCTCGAGGCCTTGAAGAAACATGAATCATaactgtttacattttaaatgtctctGGACTGGAGTTACAGAGTAATAGACCCTGACATGAACGGAGGAAAAAGGGTCAGGAAAAGCCAAGGCACTTTCTCTGAGTTACAGGCAGGAGATTCTTTCATCTCTGTAGACAGAGATAGGCAAATTTCTATTTAACAACTTCTGGCACTACTGCAAAGAGCCAGCAACTCAGGAGAGTAGCTCCCAGGAACTGGCTCTAAGAACACGTACCTGGTAATTCCTGAGCCAGGTTTCAGACAGTCTGAGGTTGATGACCCCTCCTCTTTCCCGCAGTTTTGTATAGCATTCCAACAGCGGCTAAAAGCATAAAAAGAGTTGAGGATGACTTTGAGGGCTGTGATTTGAGTATTAACATGCAGACGCAAGAACTCTCATCCATTCCATTTCAGTATTACCTCTTTATACTGACAGTAGACCACGAATGGCCTTGAAGGGGCCACGAAGTCCAGCAAAGTCAGCAGGAGTGGAGTGGGATGGAAACGACTAGCTACAATTAAACTGTAAGGAAAACATTAGACAAATTATTTCTCTGCTCGGCAAGGTGGAGcgcagattttaaaatgtatttaaaatgatcatttatttgCCATGACTTGCACAAGGAAGAGCTTGATATACAACATTctacaaattcaaaaaaaaaaacaaaaacaaacaaacaaaatcataagCTATCACTTTctaagaaacacaaaatgaattaaaagctCTTTTGGGAGTGactcagtggctcagtcaattaagcgtccaacttcagttcaggtcacgatgtcatggttcgtgagttcaagccccacatcaggctctctgctgtcagcgcagagtccacttcggatcttctgttccccccccctctctgcccctcccctgctcgttcttcCCCTCTCAcgacaataaacattaaaaaaaaaaaagctcttttggTGCTTGGCAACTCTAAGTCGCATTTAATGACActcctgatttaaaaacaaaaaaatctggaaacaaatcCAACATGGTACTTACTGGCTTTACGGATATCTGAATCTACGACTGTCAGGTTTCCCCTAGCCCTTACGGGTAGCCAGTATCACACCAGTTTGAATGCCCCACCACCTGTATGCAGCAGGACCACACAGACCCATCTGACACACGGTCATCAGAGAAAttccaaacttattctaaaaCTCTGAAACCAGCACACTTTCCCACCTCCACTAGATGCAGcctcctttctttaaaaacccAAGACAGAATCATCATCTCAGCTCCCACTATAATCAAAGCAGACAAGCAGACAAGCAGACAGACAATTCTAATCTGTTTGAAGCAGAACCCATGAGCACCCAGATATCTGCATTCCTTCATCAACGCACCCATCTgcatttctttcactcagcagaGCAGCAGCCTCTAAAtgtcttttcctttgctcttcttgtctcctctgcttttcctgaatcttcaagaagaaaaagaagaaactaatgTACTGAGGCCATTCAGTCAGGTTTAGGAAACGCTGGTCTGTCagaacatttcaacaatatttagcAACTTAGACTAAAGCAACAGAAGGTCATTCATAAGAAAGTTGCAAACACATAAATCCATATGTTATAAAACCATCATTAAGCTACCTGGTATACAATGCTTCTGTATCCTAAAGCTCCATCCCAAAGATCACATCACATACGTGTGTACACCCACACACACGCTTTCTCCATCTGTTTTGATATTCACTATCTTGGGCACTGATGCTCCAAAGCCAAGCCAAATCTCAGTGCTTAAATTAAGTTAACTGAAACTGAGGGAGTTACACAGTAATAGATCCtgacatgaaaggaaaaaaaaggattaggAAAAGCCATAATGAGGGGAATGTTATGAAGGTAGTGGGGACTCTTAATACTCTTACATAATCttttttgcttcctctctctttagGCTCCTTATATTCTGGATCTTGAGAGACAATTTCCATTGTTTCTTGTTCCTGTGGGTGATGGCTCTCTTGGGCTTCTGCCAcactgtcttccttctcttgctctgaAGTCTGTTTTTCCTCCAGGGTGCCGTTACTTTCTTCAACTGAAGCACTGTCTTTAGGCTCTGAAGATAACATCTCTGCAGAAAACGTGCCATTTAGGAGACTGTCCACTTTGTTGAGTGGGAATTCATAAAG
This sequence is a window from Lynx canadensis isolate LIC74 chromosome A3, mLynCan4.pri.v2, whole genome shotgun sequence. Protein-coding genes within it:
- the TRMT6 gene encoding tRNA (adenine(58)-N(1))-methyltransferase non-catalytic subunit TRM6 isoform X2 — encoded protein: MCSKQCKSSGESKKVTFEKQWFYLDNIIGHSYGTTFEVTNGGSLQPKKKKEEPTSETKEAGTDNRNIIDDGKSQKLTQDDIKALKDKGIKGEEIVQQLIENSTTFRDKTEFAQDKYIKKKKKKYEAIITVVKPSTRILSIMYYAREPGKINHMRYDTLAQMLTLGNIRAGNKMIVMETCAGLVLGAMMERMGGFGSIIQLYPGGGPVRAATACFGFPKSFLSGLYEFPLNKVDSLLNGTFSAEMLSSEPKDSASVEESNGTLEEKQTSEQEKEDSVAEAQESHHPQEQETMEIVSQDPEYKEPKERGSKKDYIQEKQRRQEEQRKRHLEAAALLSERNADGLIVASRFHPTPLLLTLLDFVAPSRPFVVYCQYKEPLLECYTKLRERGGVINLRLSETWLRNYQVLPDRSHPKLLMSGGGGYLLSGFTVAMDNLKADPSLKSNASTLELHKTEEPAAKKRKCPESDS
- the TRMT6 gene encoding tRNA (adenine(58)-N(1))-methyltransferase non-catalytic subunit TRM6 isoform X5, producing MYYAREPGKINHMRYDTLAQMLTLGNIRAGNKMIVMETCAGLVLGAMMERMGGFGSIIQLYPGGGPVRAATACFGFPKSFLSGLYEFPLNKVDSLLNGTFSAEMLSSEPKDSASVEESNGTLEEKQTSEQEKEDSVAEAQESHHPQEQETMEIVSQDPEYKEPKERGSKKDYIQEKQRRQEEQRKRHLEAAALLSERNADGLIVASRFHPTPLLLTLLDFVAPSRPFVVYCQYKEPLLECYTKLRERGGVINLRLSETWLRNYQVLPDRSHPKLLMSGGGGYLLSGFTVAMDNLKADPSLKSNASTLELHKTEEPAAKKRKCPESDS
- the TRMT6 gene encoding tRNA (adenine(58)-N(1))-methyltransferase non-catalytic subunit TRM6 isoform X4, yielding MCSKQCKSSGEKTKEAGTDNRNIIDDGKSQKLTQDDIKALKDKGIKGEEIVQQLIENSTTFRDKTEFAQDKYIKKKKKKYEAIITVVKPSTRILSIMYYAREPGKINHMRYDTLAQMLTLGNIRAGNKMIVMETCAGLVLGAMMERMGGFGSIIQLYPGGGPVRAATACFGFPKSFLSGLYEFPLNKVDSLLNGTFSAEMLSSEPKDSASVEESNGTLEEKQTSEQEKEDSVAEAQESHHPQEQETMEIVSQDPEYKEPKERGSKKDYIQEKQRRQEEQRKRHLEAAALLSERNADGLIVASRFHPTPLLLTLLDFVAPSRPFVVYCQYKEPLLECYTKLRERGGVINLRLSETWLRNYQVLPDRSHPKLLMSGGGGYLLSGFTVAMDNLKADPSLKSNASTLELHKTEEPAAKKRKCPESDS